The following proteins come from a genomic window of Lolium rigidum isolate FL_2022 chromosome 5, APGP_CSIRO_Lrig_0.1, whole genome shotgun sequence:
- the LOC124657297 gene encoding uncharacterized protein LOC124657297, with amino-acid sequence MPERWSQSYLALVVLVSQKAARRRQVPAFGEWNYYYHYDQPEAVAPPAAAYFYGATPEPEACSDVWFRYSPPPRKPAPAKKPRRRRVPEGDSDASLEKKGRRSARPASEANGGSLARATRVVRPVDKDLYQVPPPELASSHRRSPRRRSLWMGCLGCIA; translated from the coding sequence ATGCCGGAGCGGTGGTCACAATCTTATCTTGCACTTGTCGTTTTGGTTTCGCAGAAGGCGGCGAGGAGGCGTCAGGTGCCGGCGTTCGGGGAGTGGAACTACTACTACCACTACGACCAGCCAGAGGCGGTGGCGCCGCCCGCCGCGGCGTACTTCTACGGCGCCACGCCCGAGCCGGAGGCCTGCAGCGACGTGTGGTTCAGGTACTCGCCTCCCCCGCGCAAGCCCGCGCCTGCCAAGAAacccaggaggaggagggtgccGGAGGGCGACAGTGACGCGTcgctggagaagaaggggagaAGGAGCGCGAGGCCGGCATCGGAGGCCAACGGAGGCAGCCTGGCGCGCGCCACAAGGGTTGTCCGGCCGGTCGACAAGGACCTGTACCAGGTGCCGCCGCCGGAGCTGGCCTCCTCCCACAGgcgcagccccaggaggaggagccTGTGGATGGGATGCCTGGGATGCATCGCCTGA